The proteins below are encoded in one region of Belonocnema kinseyi isolate 2016_QV_RU_SX_M_011 chromosome 5, B_treatae_v1, whole genome shotgun sequence:
- the LOC117173115 gene encoding uncharacterized protein LOC117173115 encodes MFDLMKMKLYVAAPLFIAAIYFSLFELSSQYNTDRLLPGARTLPGDMHIWYRISNNKTVHIKNGENQLTPGLIDGEIQVCAIEIYRKKLIVRRLWIYKQQVKVGKNEYTNWTQADTDLYDIDFNAYIQ; translated from the exons ATGTTCGATTTAATGAAAATGAAGCTCTATGTTGCTGCTCCTCTCTTTATTGCAGCGATTTACTTCAGTTtgtttg aattaagttcgcagtaTAATACAGATCGACTTTTGCCAGGCGCTAGGACTCTTCCAGGTGACATGCACATCTGGTACagaataagtaataataaaacgGTGCATATAAAGAATGGCGAAAATCAATTAACTCCTGGACTAATAGACGGGGAAATACAGGTGTGCGCAATAGAAATatataggaaaaaattaatagtgCGTAGATTGTGGATATACAAACAACAGGTTAAGGTGGGCAAAAACGAATATACCAATTGGACGCAAGCTGACACAGACTTATATGACATCGATTTTAATGCATACATTCAGTaa